One region of Quercus lobata isolate SW786 chromosome 2, ValleyOak3.0 Primary Assembly, whole genome shotgun sequence genomic DNA includes:
- the LOC115965663 gene encoding uncharacterized protein LOC115965663 has product MDTDVLERIQQLQLTTEEDKAITIRPVRRKEILEEYSLSLIGKFLTARSINMRAAKNLLQSMWKMGDDLKVVEVGDGLLQFKFSLESQLTWVWNNGPWCFDNQILALRRWKKGMSARTMNFTHIPLWVQVWGLPFDLNIKEAGQDIGQGLGRVIEVDCKAIKADQACFLRIRVEVPLDRLLRWGGPIVSLEGDKAKVAFRYERLVGWCFACGKMGHELKECKSANEEDKNEKPYGEWLKVGTRLKLDAQRSKPRSPERHRGDTTAVTEPTPLPVDPTGMCNTI; this is encoded by the coding sequence ATGGACACTGATGTCCTAGAACGTATTCAACAATTGCAGCTAACAACAGAGGAAGATAAAGCCATCACAATCCGACCAGTAAGAAGAAAAGAGATATTGGAAGAATACTCTTTAAGCTTAATCGGGAAATTCCTTACAGCTAGATCGATAAATATGAGAGCAGCCAAGAATCTATTGCAATCAATGTGGAAAATGGGTGATGATCTGAAGGTGGTGGAGGTTGGAGATGGGCTATTGCAGTTTAAGTTCTCATTGGAGAGTCAACTCACTTGGGTCTGGAACAATGGTCCCTGGTGCTTTGACAATCAAATCCTTGCCCTACGAAGATGGAAGAAAGGCATGTCAGCTAGAACAATGAACTTCACTCATATTCCCTTGTGGGTCCAAGTCTGGGGGCTGCCTTTTGACTTAAACATTAAAGAAGCAGGTCAGGACATAGGGCAGGGGTTGGGAAGAGTCATTGAAGTGGATTGCAAAGCAATAAAAGCAGATCAAGCCTGCTTCCTTAGAATACGGGTGGAGGTGCCACTGGACAGACTGCTGCGGTGGGGTGGGCCTATTGTCAGTCTAGAGGGCGACAAAGCAAAAGTTGCTTTCCGATATGAACGTCTCGTGGGCTGGTGTTTCGCATGCGGTAAAATGGGCCATGAACTGAAAGAGTGCAAGTCAGCCAATGAAGAGGACAAGAACGAGAAACCATATGGAGAGTGGTTGAAGGTCGGAACTCGGCTCAAACTTGATGCGCAGAGAAGCAAACCGAGAAGCCCGGAACGACACCGGGGAGATACCACCGCAGTGACCGAACCAACACCGCTACCAGTGGACCCCACAGGCATGTGCAATACAATCTAG
- the LOC115975750 gene encoding elongation factor Ts, mitochondrial-like: MAFSAVTKRSRSIGAILFNARLFPNSTCRSRSRRFTTETSSASNQTNLIKQLRERTSAPIKDVKAALMESNWDIEAAQTELRKRGKVLASKKSARTATEGFLALALSHTPTHNRAALIELNCETDFVARNDIFQHLALSLAKQALLVESGTQAQLGFGAGGFHVGPETLEELKLNLEHPKISGETTVHNAITEVAAMMGENVKLRRGFVMSTSSNGVLSTYLHTSPQPGLGRIAGILTLEVEDGNSQLDALQRVGSELAMHIVAAKPLFLTKELVSSDALESEREILKSQAETSGKPQMAIEKMVEGRLRKYFEDVVLMEQKFVMNDTINVKTLLNNLSKEVGSPVKIGNFFRMEVGEGIQRLEESTASEPVAQAV, encoded by the exons ATGGCTTTCTCCGCCGTAACAAAACGCTCTCGCTCTATCGGAGCCATCCTCTTCAACGCTAGGCTCTTCCCAAATTCCACTTGTAGAAGTAGAAGTAGAAGATTCACCACCGAAACTTCTTCAGCTTCGAATCAAACGAATCTGATAAAGCAATTGAGGGAACGAACGAGCGCGCCCATAAAGGACGTGAAGGCCGCACTGATGGAATCCAATTGGGACATCGAGGCTGCCCAGACTGAGCTCAGGAAGAGAGGCAAAGTACTGGCGTCCAAGAAGTCCGCTCGTACGGCCACCGAGGGTTTTCTCGCTCTCGCTCTCTCTCACACTCCCACTCACAATAGGGCTGCTCTTATCGAACTCAACTGCGAGACCGATTTCGTCGCCAGGAACGATATTTTTCAGCacttg gcttTGTCTTTGGCGAAGCAGGCTTTGCTGGTGGAAAGTGGTACTCAGGCTCAGCTGGGTTTTGGTGCCGGCGGGTTTCATGTTGGACCTGAGACTCTCGAG GAGTTGAAGTTAAATCTTGAACATCCAAAGATTAGTGGAGAAACAACTGTTCATAATGCAATTACTGAAGTGGCTGCAATGATGGGAGAAAATGTCAAACTTAGAAGGGGATTTGTGATGTCTACATCTTCAAATGGTGTTCTCTCTACCTACCTCCATACCAGTCCTCAACCAG GTTTGGGTCGTATAGCTGGAATTTTAACTCTTGAAGTAGAGGATGGAAATTCTCAACTGGATGCTCTTCAGCGTGTTGGATCAGAATTGGCAATGCATATAGTAGCAGCCAAGCCATTGTTCTTGACAAAGGAACTTGTTTCTTCTGATGCATTGGAAAGTGAAAGGGAAATTCTTAAATCTCAG GCTGAAACCAGTGGGAAGCCTCAGATGGCCATAGAAAAAATGGTAGAAGGTCGACTTCGTAAATACTTTGAGGATGTTGTTCTAATGGAgcaaaaatttgttatgaatgATACCATAAATGTAAAG ACGCTGTTAAATAATCTATCCAAGGAAGTAGGCTCACCTGTGAAGATAGGGAATTTTTTCAGGATGGAAGTTGGAGAAGGAATTCAAAG GCTGGAAGAATCGACTGCATCTGAACCTGTGGCTCAGGCTGTTTAA